The Ktedonobacterales bacterium sequence TTTCGTTGGGAGGATACAAGGCTCAGATACCGCCCGCACAGAGCGTCACTTGCCGGAGGATCTCGCAGACACAGGGGTTAGCTGGTTAGCGCGGCGAGAGCGAGTGGGTTGGGCAAGCGCCTCCAGGGCATCGGGATCGGTCATGACTGGGAAAATGTTGAGGCCGGTGATCTCGCGCAGTTGATGCAGGACGCCGCTGTCGGTGGGATCAGCCAGCGCCACCGTCAGCGCGTTACGGTCGCGGCCAATGGGCAGGCATTGGAGTTGGCGCATCACTTCCACCGGGAGCAAATTGCGGACGCTGCCTGGAATACGCTGTGGCGGCGCTATATAGGGAACCCCCAGCGTCCGCGCCCGCGCCCGCGCGAGCGGCTCGGCCCGCTGCATCGGCTCCCTGCCTCTCAGCGCCAGCCGCGCTTCAGATGAAAACTCCGCTGCGAAGGGTACGGTCAGTGGGGGGCGCAGGTGGGTGGCCGCTTTGCTGGCCTTCTCCTGGGCGGCGCTGGGCTGGCCCTGGGCCAGCGTCATGGCTGGCTCGCGCTCGACAAGCTGATCCAGCCTGGGCAGCGTGCCTTTCCCGGCGCCAGTCGCGGGTACCATTCGCAGGCGCGGCTTCAATGCCAAAGCCACCAGGGTCTGACTCTCGGCAGCCTGTTCCGGCGCAGAGGCGATCCCTATCTGAAGGGAACTGGTCAGCGGCTTGCATTTACTGAGCATGCGCCGGAAGCGCCTCACCGCATGCAGCGCCCCATCGCCTTCAGCGCCCAGGAGGATTGCCGCGCAGCTTCTCTCGCCGCAGCGTATGACGACATCTGATCGGCGGAAGCAGGCGATCAATAGCTGCTCAACATCATCCATGCAAGCCTTCGCCTTGCCGCACGCATCAGCGCCAGCCTCGGCGGAGACCTCCCCAACCAACACCAGCAACGTCAGCGTCGGCCACGTCGCCAGCAACAATCGCAAAGTGTCTGTCAGCGCCTGATAGGGGCCTGGTTCTAACGAGTGGGGCTGAACAGAATCTCTCACCTCTGTACCCATGCAGATGCTCTCCTTGTCTACAGCACAGAACCTTGATAGAGGCTGGCGGGGTCGCAGTGCGTCGTGGCGCAAGTGAACACGGCGCTGTTATCACCCGCCGCAAAGAGTTGGGCAAGCCAGGCGAAATCCTCTCTATTGGCTGCTCCAGTACCGGTTTGGCCGCAAGCTCTATTACAGAAGAGTGTAGTGAACAGGGGGGGTAATCCGGGTGAGGGTATGTTGCGATATGGTTGAGAACGGGAAGCGCCAGGTGATACTCTCAATCCCCTGGTGGAGATGAGCTTTCTGGCGGTATTGGAGACGGGATCATCAGCGGCGTATCGCGCGCGCCTGGAGCAGACTTTCCGCGCCGAACTGTCGGCGCAGCAGGCCGGTAAAGGCGTCCCGCAGCACGGCTTTCAACAGCAGGCGCTGAGCCAGAATACCAACGCGGCTGGTGGGCGCGAAAGATTTGGCAAGCCCGCGCGCGTGCTTCTGCTGGGTCTGGACGTGTGGGCGCATCCGCTGCTCATAGCGGCGAAAGGCTTCCTGATACGCGGCGGCTTCGCGCAAGGCTTCGGCCAGGAGATAGGCTCCTCCCATAGCGAGTGAAGCCCCTTGCCCCGAAACCAGCGTGGGACAGCCGCAGGCATCGCCGACGAGGGCCACCCGGCCCTGAGACCAGGAAGGCATGCGAATCTGGCTCACGGCGTCGAGGAAGATATGCTCAGAGGGAGAAACGTCAGCAAGCAACTGCGGTGTAATCCAGCCCATCTCCGCGAACACCTGGCGCAGCCGTGTCAGACGCTGCTCTTGCGGCAGCCGATCCGGCTCCGCCTGATGATACAGGAAAAAGGTGATGATCTCGCCTTCCTGTCGGCTGACATACGCGCCCACTGTGCGACCAGGCACGCTGTACATCTGCCAGCTACGACCGATGCCATAGCGGTCGGCAAGCGGATAGCTCGCCACCATGTAGCCAAGGAAATGGCTAAAGCGGTCTTCCGGCCCAAACACCAGTTCCCGGGTCAGGGAATGCACACCGTCCGCGCCGATGAGGAGATCGAACGACTCACTCGTCCCGTCGGTGAAGGCCACATCCACCGCATCAGCGCCGGTATGGATGGAAGCGAGTGAGCGGTCAAAACGAACTTCGACCTGCCCGCCCAGCGCGTCATAGAGCGCCTCTTCGAGCGTCCAGTGCATGAGTCCCAGGTACTTTCCCTGCGTGACACGCTGCAAGAGCGCCCTTTCCAGTGTCGCAATCGGCTTTCCTGCTCGATTGACGTAGGCAATCGTGTCCAGCGGAATCTGCTGAGACGCCAGCCGGTCAATGAGGCCCATGCGCCGGGCGACATCGTAGCCTGTGCCGAAAAAGTCAATCGCATATCCGTCCCGACGGAGACCTGTCGCTTGTTCAATGACCACTGCGGGAATG is a genomic window containing:
- a CDS encoding FAD-dependent monooxygenase, with the protein product MRVLISGGGIAGLTLAYWLHQYAIPAVVIEQATGLRRDGYAIDFFGTGYDVARRMGLIDRLASQQIPLDTIAYVNRAGKPIATLERALLQRVTQGKYLGLMHWTLEEALYDALGGQVEVRFDRSLASIHTGADAVDVAFTDGTSESFDLLIGADGVHSLTRELVFGPEDRFSHFLGYMVASYPLADRYGIGRSWQMYSVPGRTVGAYVSRQEGEIITFFLYHQAEPDRLPQEQRLTRLRQVFAEMGWITPQLLADVSPSEHIFLDAVSQIRMPSWSQGRVALVGDACGCPTLVSGQGASLAMGGAYLLAEALREAAAYQEAFRRYEQRMRPHVQTQQKHARGLAKSFAPTSRVGILAQRLLLKAVLRDAFTGLLRRQFGAESLLQARAIRR